A stretch of the Acidobacteriota bacterium genome encodes the following:
- a CDS encoding cytochrome c family protein: protein MRWRPFLAFLGAFLAFSGGLGGLMAVRRPATVTFVFTGDTQGFLVPCGCRTVPAGGLARRAGLLAHLRSQPHAGAVVPVEVAHGLAERGPARDKLNRQMGRFFKREGVLLGLGGYDLLLGPEALHLFVPGVEKYIAGRETYPGSREFRLGGWGVGPVGPTAARLRLVFVSETPPEGAPMGDPLEAFESEIREHPADGYVVTGNLSTGAVGRLLNAHPEILAVVAQWGTQVTTAPQRVRDTWVLWIGDRGRRAATLTVVREKGRWSVLPGISYLGPEIPSDPEVEAEVQETLASVEAYNRQALDLITRPAPAGKGYAGAAACASCHPGAHAVWSKTRHARATEDLAVDHQSSNPECLKCHATGVGRPGGFPRADADLSGVQCEACHGPGAGHPPEKMPVLELAAVCAPCHGKRDSPLFDAEAYWQVIRHGGEEGAQPEGDPARR, encoded by the coding sequence GGAGGCCCTTTCTGGCGTTCCTGGGCGCGTTCCTGGCCTTCTCGGGAGGGCTGGGAGGTCTCATGGCCGTCCGCCGACCGGCCACGGTGACCTTCGTCTTCACGGGCGACACCCAGGGCTTCCTCGTGCCCTGCGGGTGCCGCACGGTCCCGGCGGGGGGGCTGGCGCGGCGCGCGGGCCTTCTGGCCCACCTGCGGAGCCAGCCGCACGCCGGCGCGGTGGTCCCCGTGGAGGTGGCCCACGGCCTGGCGGAGCGGGGGCCCGCGCGGGACAAGCTGAACCGCCAGATGGGCCGGTTCTTCAAACGGGAGGGGGTCCTTCTGGGCCTGGGGGGCTACGATCTCCTCCTCGGGCCGGAGGCCCTCCACCTCTTCGTTCCCGGAGTGGAAAAATATATCGCCGGACGGGAGACCTACCCGGGCTCCCGGGAATTCCGCCTGGGCGGCTGGGGGGTGGGTCCCGTGGGCCCCACGGCCGCGAGGCTCCGCCTCGTTTTCGTCTCCGAGACGCCTCCCGAGGGCGCACCCATGGGCGACCCCCTGGAGGCCTTCGAGTCGGAGATCCGAGAGCATCCGGCTGACGGCTACGTGGTGACGGGAAACCTTTCCACGGGGGCCGTGGGGCGGCTCCTGAACGCCCATCCGGAAATTCTCGCGGTGGTGGCCCAGTGGGGGACCCAGGTGACGACGGCCCCCCAGCGGGTGAGGGACACCTGGGTCCTCTGGATCGGGGACCGGGGCCGCCGCGCCGCCACCCTGACGGTGGTCCGGGAGAAGGGGCGGTGGAGCGTCCTGCCCGGGATCTCCTACCTGGGTCCCGAGATTCCCTCGGACCCGGAGGTGGAAGCGGAGGTCCAGGAGACTCTCGCCTCGGTGGAGGCGTACAACCGGCAGGCCCTCGATCTCATCACCCGGCCCGCGCCGGCCGGGAAGGGCTACGCGGGGGCGGCCGCCTGCGCCTCCTGCCACCCCGGGGCCCACGCCGTGTGGTCGAAGACCCGCCACGCCCGAGCCACGGAGGACCTGGCCGTGGACCACCAATCCTCCAACCCCGAATGCCTGAAGTGCCATGCCACGGGAGTGGGGCGGCCGGGCGGGTTCCCCCGGGCCGACGCGGACCTCTCCGGGGTGCAGTGCGAGGCGTGCCACGGTCCCGGCGCGGGCCATCCCCCCGAGAAGATGCCGGTCCTCGAACTGGCCGCCGTGTGCGCCCCGTGCCACGGAAAGCGCGACTCCCCCCTCTTCGACGCCGAGGCCTACTGGCAGGTCATCCGCCATGGGGGTGAGGAGGGAGCCCAGCCGGAAGGCGACCCCGCGCGCAGGTGA